Genomic DNA from Cupriavidus pauculus:
GCCGAGAACGCGACGCCGAAGCCGAGCGGCAGGTCGTTGGCCTGCGAGACCAGCAGGCGCGTGCGCACGAAGCTCAGATCGTTCTGATTGTTCTCGCGATTGGCGCCAAGGCCGTCGATGCCCTTGAACACGCCGAGCGTGGCGCTGCGCGTCACCCCTTCCCCACGAAACTGGTAGGCGAGTTCCGCGCTGGCCACGCGCACGTTGGTGCCCAGCGTGACCTCGCGCCCGGCGCCGGGCTGCACGGCCTGGGTATAGCGCTCGAACTGTTCGTTGAGGTAGAAGCCGCCGGTGCCCGTGAGCGTATGGCGGTTGCTGAGGATGAACGGATAGCTCAGCGAGGTGCCGACGCGCTTGCTGTCGTTGACGTAGCGCGATTCGAAGCCGATGGGCGCAAGCGTGGAATTCTGCGGGTTGCCGCGATAGTGCGAGGCGTACAGCTTGGCGAGCATCCCCTCCGTGCCGATCGGTTGCGCATAGCTGGCCGCGTAGTACTCCTCGCCGTTGGGCCCCTTCGGATAGAGCGCCGACACCGAAATCTGTTCGCCGAGCGGCGTCAGGCTGTTGGTGGTCGCCGTGGCGATGCCGCGGATACCGGGCGACACGTATTCCAGGCCCGTGCCAAACGTGAACGGCTTGCGCTTGACGTCGAGCACCATCTCCGAGGCACCATCGGTGGTGGTCGGCGGCTGCACGGTGGCGGCCACCTGCATGCCGGGCTGCTGCGCAAGCACGTTCACATAGTGTTCGAAGCTTTCGCTGCGCAGCGGACGATCCTTCCTGAGCTGTTCCGCGATCTTGCGCAGGCGGCCCTCGGACGGGCCAGGCTTGCCCTGCACCGTGACGTTGGAGACATAGCCTTCGACCACGGTGACGAGCACATTGCCGTTCTCGAACGCCTGGGCCGGCACGAAGGCGAACGAGAGCGGGTAGCCCGCTTCCTTGTACATCGCGGTGACCTCTTCCGCGGCCTTGAGCAGTTCCGCGACGGTGATCTCGTGATTGGCGAGCGGCGCGAACTTGGCGGCGATCTGGTCGAACGGCAGCGTCTTGACGCCTTCGATCTGGAAGCGGCGCGGCGTGAGGCGCGCGGCGAGCAGGTTCTGCAACGCGTTATCGGGCCGTTCGACCTGGACGGTCACGTTGCTTTGCGGCGGCTTCGCGGGTGCAATGCTCGGCAGGGTTTGGGTGGGATCGCCCTGGACAGGGCTGCGTTCGGCGAACGCGGGCAGGTGATGGCAAGCACCGACGCCGATGATGAGCGCGGCGACGCGATGGCGTGTACGCATGGTAATACCCCAGAAAAAATAGACTGCATGCCGGCTGTGGATTGGCCACGTGTCGTGTGGCCCAGCCGCGGACTTCGCCCGGCAGGGGTGCCGTTCCCTCCTGCCGGTTCTGCGAAGCCGCTGCCGTACTGCGGTGTTGCCGTGCTGTGGATTGCCGCGGATCAGCGCTTGCCGCCGAGTGCGCCGGTCACGCCGCCGACGAGACCGCCGACGAGGCCGGTCACGGGTGCCAGCGGGTTGGCGGTGCTGCCCGAGCCCGATCCGCCGGTGCCGCCCGCGGGCGCGTTGCCGCCGGTGAGCGCGCTGGTCACGCCGCTGACGAGGCCGGTGACCGGTGCGAGCGGACCGCTGGCCGCGCCGCCGTTGGCGCCGCCGGTGAGCGCGCTGGTCACGCCGCTGACGAGGCCGGTGACCGGTGCGAGCGGGCCGCTGGCCGCGCCGCCGTTTGCGCCACCGGTCAGGCCGCTGGTGAGACCGCTGACGAGGCCGGTGACCGGTGCAAGCGGGCCGCTGGCCGCGCCGCCGTTTGCGCCACCGGTCAGGCCGCTGGTGAGACCGCTGACGAGGCCGGTGACCGGTGCAAGCGGGCCGCTGGCCGCGCCGCCGTTGGCGCCACCGGTCAGTCCGCCGGTGAGACCGCTGACGAGGCCGGTGACCGGTGCAAGCGGGCCGCTGGCCGCGCCACCGTTCGCACCACCGGTCAGACCGCCGAGCAGGCCCGTGATCGGGGCGAGGGGATTGCCGCCGCTGCCGGCACCGCCGGGGTTGTTGACGATGCCGCCGACCGACGCGACCGTGTTGCCCGCGCTGGTGACGATGCCGCCCACGCTCGAGACCACCGGCGTATTGGTATGGGTGATGGTGTTGCCGCCATTGGCGAGCGCGCCGCCCAGCGCGCCAAGCAGCGTGCTGACGGGAACGCCGAGGCCGGTGGCGGCGCCGACGTTCTGCGTGGTGCTGGTCAAGGCCGAGGTCAGCGGCACGATCGCCTTGCTGACGCTGCTCGTGATCTGCTCGACCGGCCCCGTGGAGAGCGCGGTACCGAGCTTGTCGCCGACCTTGTCGACCACGCCACCGACTTGCGTGACCAGGCTGCCCACAGGCGTGGTGACCGCGCCGAGCGGCGCGAGCGCGCCGGTGCCGAGGCCGGCCACCGCGCCACCCGCATTGCTGACCGCGCCGCCGAGGTTGCTGACGACGTTGCCGGTGCTGGCAACGGTCGTGCCCAGCGGGTTCGCATTGTTGGGCATGTTGCCGAGGCCGTTCTTCACGCCCGTGCCGAGCGCATCGACCGCGCCGCCAACGGAGGTCAGTACGCCGCCGAGACCTTCCTTGGTCTGCGTCGAGACGACGGGCAACGGTGCGTTCTTGACCTGATTGCCGATATCGGTGACGGCGTTGCCGATGCTATTGACGATGTTGCCCGCGTTGTCGGCGACGGTGCTGGTCGGCGTCTTGACGACGGTTTCACCGCCGTTGTTGCCGCCATTGTTACCGCCGTTGTTGCCACCGTTATTGCCGCCGTTGTTCCCACCGTTGTTGCCGCCATTGTTGCCACCGTTGTTGGCGCTGTCGGTGCCGCCACCGGTGCCGCCGTTGCCGCCACCGATGGTGCCGGTCGAACCGTTGCTGCCGGACGTGCCCGCGGTGCCCATCGAGGTGGAACCGCTGCCGCTCGCGCAGCCGCCCAGAGCGAGCAGCGCGCCGACCAGCGCGGCCAGCGCCACCTTGTTGGCGATGGGGTGACGAATCTCGTTGTGATTGACCTGGTTTGCTGCGTGCTTCGAAGCACGACGTTGTGCGTTGCGCATGACCGTATTCCTTTTTTGATTTACCCGACAAAGGACTCACGACGCTCGTTGCCGCTGTTGTGCCCTGCATATGGCGGCGCGCCGTACCCGTATGCCATTAGCGCAAGCGATGTGCCAGTGGACGGTGTCCGTACCGCTTCTGTGGGGGGTGGTCGCTGGAAGCCGCCTGCGACAAGGCTTTGCGCGGCATCGGTCAAACGCGCGCATCAAGCGGACGGTGCCGGCGCGGCCCGCGCATCGCGTTACGCGTTACGTAACGGCGCGGTGACGGCGAAACACGTTTCGTGACACGTAACGTCCGCGCGGCGGCCATCGCGATGCGGCGGCACGCGGTGGCGAAATGCCAGAGAGCCGCCTGTCACAAGGGCTGGCGACCCGCGGCACAGGATCGTTTGAGACAAGCGTCAGCGCTTGGCACGCGCTTTGCGGAACAGGGTCCGCGAAATTCGACAGCGCATCGATGAATGCAGCGTCGCCGATCCGAACGGGTGGTCGGCCACGTAGATGTCGATCGAGCATTAAAGCCGCGCGGGATCCATAGCGAAAGAACACCAAAGGAGAACAATCATGAAGGTCACGACCCACCGTCCGATGAATGTGATGGCCGTCGCCAGCGCGGCGGCTCTGCTCATGCTGGCTGGCTGCTCCTCGAGCGGCAATGGCAGCGGTGCGAATCCGGGTAATCCGAACCAGCCCTCGACGCCTTCCAATCCCACGCCCCCCGCGCAGACGCCGCAGACCACGCCTGTCGGCCAGGTCGGCAACGGTGTGGGCAATACCGTGGTGGCCACGGGCAATGCCGTGAGCGAGATCGGCAAGCAGTTGCAGGATGCGAACCTCCCGCTGCTGCCCGATGCCACGCAGGACGCGACCGGTGGCGTGTTGATCAAGGCAGGCGAGACGGTGGCCACGCTGGGCGGTGGCGTGCGCGATGGACTCGGCAAGATCGGTGCGGTGGATAACCCCGTGGGCGTGACCGTCGGCAATACGGGCAACGTGGTCGTGAAGGCTGGCGAGACGGTATCGAGCGTCGGCGATGTCGTGAAGTCGCTCGGCAGCGATCAGCTCGCTCCGCTCGCGCCGGTGGTGAATCCCGTGGGCGGCGTCGTGCAGAAGGTCGGCGACGTGGTCCAGACCGCTGGCGGCAAGCTCGGCGACGCGCTGAGCAACGGCCCCGTGGCACAGGTCACGACGCAGGTGAGCAAGGCGATCGTGCCGCTGACCACGCAGGTCACGAACGGGACGCAGACGGTGGGGGCGGCCACGGGACTCGGCGCGCCGGTGAACACGTTGCTTGCCACGCTCGGCGGCACCGTTGCGAGCGGCGGCAGCATGCTGACGAATACGCATGCGCCCGTCGTATCGCCGCTCGGCGGTGTGGTGACCGAACTGGGCAAGACCGTGGCGGTGGCCGGTGTGGTCCTGCACGGCAATGGCAGCGTCGGCGGCAATCCGCTTGGCGGCCTGTTCAATAACCTGCCGCTTTCCGGTTTGACGGGTGGCCTCGGCGGCCTCGGTGGTTCGGGCAGCGGGAGCGCCAGCCCGCTCGCGCCGGTCACGGGTCTGCTGGGCGGATTGACGGGCGGTCTCGGGAACGTGACGGGCGGTGCGACGGGTGGAAGCGGGAGCGCCAGCCCGCTTGCGCCGGTCACCGGTCTGCTCGCGCCCGTGACGGGCCTGGTTGGAGGCCTGACGGGCGGGCTCAAGGGTGCCGCGGGCAGTGCGACGGGTACGGGCACGAGCGGACAGACGGCACTCGGGTTGCCGAATCTGCTCGGCCTTGCGCGCTGAGTGGCATTTCGCTCATCAGGATTTTCCCTTAACGACTACTTTACGGTGCGCTGTCGTCCTTACCCCGCGCGGCGCATCCTTTTATTCGCAGCATGCAGCGTTCCGGCTCTTAAAGTCCGGACGCTGCACTTTCTCCATGTCTCAACCCCGTTCTTTAACAAAATGAGTATTCAGCGAGGGCTTACTCTCGCCCGTACTCCGTGCTTCAAACGCTTGTCTGTGCGTATGCTCACACTCGCATAGCTCGAATGGGGGGTATGTCTACGACAATGCATGTTTTATAAATTCTCCACCAGCGAGAAAAACGTCAAAAGTAACTAACCAATTAGAGTTAGTACGGGACTTACGGGGTAAATAACAGCAGCGCTGGGGTCGCGAGTTGTGTTTTTTCACGTCGGGAGTGAAATCATGAAAAAAGTGCTGGCGCGCTTTCAACGACAACAACGCGGTGCTACCGCGATCGAATACGCCCTCATCGTGGGTCTCGTGGCGCTGGGCATCGCCGTCGGCGCGAAGCAATTGGGCACCGATATCAGTTCGGGCTTCACCACGCTGGGCACCACCGTCAAGAATATGATGACTGGTACGTCGACCGGTTCTGGTTCTGGCAGTTGACCACACGGGCCCCTCGCGTGAACGCATGAGCGTCACGCACACCTTGTCGCGCTTCTGATCTTCCGACAGACGTTCGCACGTTTCGCGTGCGAGTGCGGGGGGGCGTGCGTCCTGCGTGTGCGTTACGTCCATGCCTTCACGTCGATCCGCAAGAACGTTTTCTCATTCAGGGTCCGCGCCACCGGTTTGGCGCGCGGCGGTCTTACGACCGGGTGAAGCATGTCACGAGTTGGAAACCGGAACCGGGGAAACCGGAGCCGGCGCCGCACCGCGGGGGTTGCGGCGCTGGAGTTCGCCATCGTGCTGCCGATGCTGATATCGGTAGTGCTGGGCATTGTCTATTACGGCGTTGTATTTGCTCTGCAGCAGGCGCTGACGCTCGCTGCGGCGGAAGGCGCGCGCGCTGCGCTGCGCTACCCGCTGGCATCGAACGGCGGCAACGCGGGGTCGACGGTGGGGCCACGCGTGCTCGCCGCCGCGCAGACTGCACAGGCAACGCTGCCGGTTTCCATTCGTTCGCTCGTCAATAGCGCAGATATCGCGCAGGCCATTGCATGTACAGCGCCTGCCGGAGCCGTCTGCGTGCGCGTGACCCTGAACCTGCCTACTAGGACGTTGTTGCCGACGCTGCCGCTGGTCCCAGTACCGGCGACGCTCACTGGCAGCGCGACCGTGCAGCTTTCGCCGGATACATGACAACAACGCCGGGTCTCAAAAGGGTCGATGCATGAGCAGCAATACCATCCGAATCATCGCGGTCTGCCTGCTCGTGCTGGCGGGCCTGTTGGCGCTGCTGGCGTGGCAGGTGGGCCGCCAGAGCACGCCCGTGGCGCCGCAGACGGGGACCGTGGCCATGCATCCCGTGGTGGTCACTACGCGCGCGGTCGAGGCCGGCAAGCCGATTACCGCCGATGCCGTGCGGATCGAACAGTTGCCGATCGATCCCGGCGGCGCCTATCGCGACACCACGCGCGTCGTGGGACAGGTGCCGCTCGTGGCGCTGGGCGCGAATGCGCCCGTGCTCGAAAGTCAGCTGCTGGCCGGTCTCGCGCGCCAGGTGCCGGAGGGCGAGCGCGCGGTGGCCGTGGCGGTCGATGAGGTGATCGGCGTGGGCCATCAGGTCCAGCCCGGCGACTACGTCGATGTGTTCGTGGTGATGCGCCGCGACTCTCAGGAGATCGCGGAAAGCCAGGCGCGCATGCTGCTGTCCCGGCTGCGCGTGCTGGCCTACGGTCACGGTGCGGTCAACGAAGCGCCGCCACACGAGGCGGAGCAGATGATGACGCGCCGCGACGGCGCGAAGACGGCGGTACTGTCCGTGCCCCTCGCCGCGGTGAGCCAGCTCGCGCTGGCGCAGCAGGCGGGGCGTCTGATGCTGGCCCTGCGCAATCCGAAAGATCCGGAGATGCCGAGCGACGGGATGTTCCCCGAGCCCGCGGGGGTGCTGAAGGCGCGCGCCGGCGTGCCCGCGGAAGCGACGCATGCCCCCGCCGATCGCGCGATTGCGGGGGTGGCGCTGGCCGGCATGATCGGCAGCCCGCCGGCCGCGGTCCGCCCCGTGCCACCCGCTGCGCAACCGGTGCCGGTTGCCGCCCCGGTGCGCCGCGAGGCCGCAACGACGACCCGGACTTCCGGCGTGGAAGTCATCCGCGCCGGCAAGCGGGATATCGAATAACACGAGTCGCACGGTATGCCTACTCATCCTTTCGTTGCCTTGCGATCCGGTGCTTCGACGCTCGTTGCCGCATCGCTGGCGCTATCGCTGTGGTTGTCGCTGTCGTTCCCGTTGTCGCTCGCGCTCGCGGCATCCGCTCGCGCGCAGGAAGCCGCTACCGGCACGCGCTCGATGCGCATGCTCGCCGGGGCGCAACAGGAAATTCGTCCCGGCCCCGCGCTCGAACGCGTGGCCGTGAGCAATCCGGCCGTGGCCGATGCCCTGCTGCTCAAGCACCGCAGCGGTCCGCCCTCCGTGCTCGTCGTCGCCAAGTCGCCCGGTATCACCGACCTGATGATCTGGGCCGGCGGCACACCGATCAGTTATTCGGTACAGGTGGATGCGGTAGCGCCCGACCGGGGTGGCGCCGATGTGAGCATCTCCACCGCTGGCGCCACCATCAGCGGGCAGTCTCCCGACGCGGCCGCGGCGGCGCGCGCGCAGCGCGCGGCACGCATGGCCACGTCGAATGGCAAGGCGGCGGACGGCAAGGCCGATGCGAAGGGCGGACTCATCGTCGATCGCTCGACGGTACCGGTCTCCGGCACGGTGCAGGTCGACGTGAAGGTCGTGGAGATCAGCAAGACCATCATCAAGGAAGTGGGCCTGAACTTCTTCAAGCAGAACGGCGGCTTTGCATTCGGCTCGTTCAGTCCGACCAGCATCACCAAGATCACGCCGAGCGGGCAGGGTACGGATATCGAGGGCACGGTGCCGATTGCCAGCGCGTTCAACCTGATTGCGGCCTCGGCGTCGCGCGGCCTCTTTGCCAACCTGAGCATTCTCGAGGCCAACGGGCTCGTGCGCGTGCTGGCGGAGCCGACGCTGGTCACGCTGTCCGGACAGAGCGCGAGCTTTCTCGCGGGTGGCGAGATTCCGATTCCGGTGCCGCAGGCGCTCGGGACCACGACGATCCAGTTCAAGCCGTTCGGTATCGGGCTGACGGTGTCGCCGACGGTGATCTCGAACCAGCGCATCGCGCTGAAGGTGGCGCCCGAAGCGAGCGACCTCGATCCGTCGCGCGGCATCCAGATCAACGGCGCCTCGGTGCCGGCGATCGTCACCCGGCGCGCGGACACGATGATCGAGCTCGGCGATGGCGAGAGTTTCGTGATCGGCGGGCTCGTGAGCCGCAACACCGTGAGCAATGTGAGCAAGGTGCCGTTCCTCGGCGACCTGCCCGTGATCGGCGCATTCTTCAAGAACCTGAACTTCCATCAGGAGGATCGCGAACTGGTCATCATCGTGACGCCGCACCTCGTGAAGCCGATGGCCAGGGATGCGCCCGCGGTGGCAGCCGTCGGCAACGATGGCACCACGAAGGCGAACCCGAACGTGTGGGGGCGCTTCATGGCCGGGGAATACGTCGATCCGACGTTGCCCGGCTTCTCGCGATAAGGATCGGGCACCGATGATGCAGCGAGACGTGGAGATCGATTACTTCCTGATGAACACGCGGCGCGACGATGTGCGCCAGTGGCTCGGGGGCGCGCTGACGGGACTGGGCGCGCTCGTGGCCGAAGACGGTTCGCACGAGTCGTTCGTGGAACAGGTGAGCGCGATTCGCCCGGGCCTCGTATTCCTCGACTTCTCGGGGGCGCATGCGCAGGTGTCGGGACGGCTGGCCGAGCATGTGGTGCGCCTGTTCCCCACGCTGCCGCTCGTTGCCGTGGGACACGCGACCGAACCGGAAGCCATGCTCGTGGCGCTGCGCGCGGGCGTGCGCGACTTTATCGACCTGCGCGGGAATCCGGCCGATGCCACGGCCGTGGTCAAGCGCCTGATGTTGCCGCGCTCGCAGGTGAAGGCCGCGGAGCCGACGCGGCGGGGCGGCATCGTGGCCGTGCTCGGCGCAAGGGCCGGCGTCGGCGCGACGACGCTGGCCGTGAACCTGGCCGCCACAGCACGCCGCGGCGCGTCGTCGGAAGTCCTGCTGCTGGACCTCGGCCTGCCCGTGCGCGATGCGGCGCTGTACTGCAACGTCACGCCCGAGTTTCATTTCGTCGAGGCGGTGCGCAACCTGCGGCGATTCGATCAGGTGTTCGTGCAGACCGCGCTCGCGCATCAGGCCAACGGCGTCTCGCTGCTGCCGCTGCCGGCCACGCTGGGCGAGCTGCGCGATATCTCGTACTCGGAAGCGCTCGCCCTGCTCGAACGGCTGCGCGCCTTTTTCGATCTGCAGGTGATCGATCTCGGCGGCTTTACGAATATCGACTTCATGGCGCAGATCGTCAATGCGGCGGATCACGTGATGATCGTCGTGGAGCAGAGCCTCGGCGCGATCGTGTCCGCCGCGGAGCTGCTGCAGGAACTGAAGAAGCGCGAGATCGAGCGCGACGACCTGCGGCTCGTGGTCTCGCGTTTCGACGCGCGTCTGGGCGTGGATGCGGCGCAGATTGCCGATCGCGTGGGGGTGCACGCCGTGGACACGCTGCCCGAGCGGCGCGAAGCGCTGCTGCTGGCGACCAACCGCGGCGTGGTGCTCGCGGACGACTTGCCCGCCGACCCGTATGTACGCGCCGTGGAGGCGCTCGCGGTACGGCTGGGCTATCAGGCGGGGCATGCGGCCGATCGCGGACTGCTGGCCCGGATGAAGGAGAAACTGCCCGATGGTTGGCGCGCGCCGCGCGGCAAGCGGGCTGGGAACTGACATGACGCAAGCGATCGAATTCTCGGACAACGCCGCTGCCCCGTTTCCTGCTTCGCAGGAATTCCATACGATCAAGGAGGCCGCGCACGAGCATCTGCTGACGCGCATCGAGGAACTCGGTGCGGAGTTCGGCCGGTGGTCGCGCGTGGCGATCCAGCGCTTTGTCGACCTGGAACTGGAGAGCTTCACGCGGCTGCGCCGCATTCCGATCAACGAAGTGGAACTGCGCCAGATTTCCGAAGCGCTGACCAAGGAGCTGGCCGGCTTCGGGCCGATCGAGGATCTGCTCAACGACCCCGCCGTGGAGGACATCCTCGTCAACGGCGCGATGGACGTGTATGTGTCGCGCCATGGGGTGCTGGAACGCATTCCCGTGCGCTTTGCCGATGGCGGGCATCTGCTGCGCATCGTGCGCCGGATTCTCGCGCCGATCGGCCGCCGGCTCGACGAGTCGAATCCGATGGTCGATGCGCGTCTGCCCGACGGGGGCCGCATCAACGTCATCATTCCGCCGCTCGCGCTCGAAGGGCCCGTGGTGTCCATCCGGAAGTTCCGCAAGGACCCGCTGACGCCGGCCGACCTGCAATCGCTCGGCACGATGAACCCCGAGATCTGCGAACTGCTGGAAGCCGCGGTCAAGGCGCGCTGCAATATTCTCGTCAGCGGCGGCACGAGTTCGGGCAAGACGTCGCTGCTCAACGCGCTGGCGACGTTCGTGCCCGTGACCGAACGCGTGATCACGATCGAGGACACCGCGGAACTGGCGCTCAATCACCCGCACGTGGTCCGGCTGGAGAGCCGGCCCGGCGGGTTCGAGGGCACGGGCGTGGTGACCATTCGCGATCTGCTGCGCAACAGCCTGCGAATGCGGCCGGACCGCATCATCGTCGGGGAAGTGCGCGGCGGCGAGGTGCTGGAGATGCTGCAGGCGATGAGCACGGGCCACGATGGCTCGATGGGGACGATCCACGCGAGCAGCCCGCGCGAGTGCCTGTACCGTCTGGAGATGCTGGCGGGCTTCGCTGGGTTTCAGGGTAGCGAGATCAGCCTGCGGCGGCAGATTGCCAACGCCATCGACTTCATCGTGCAGATCGGCCGGCTGTCCAACGGCAAGCGCCGCATCCTGTCGATTACCGAAGTCACCGGGCTTGGCGACAACATCATCTCCACGCAGGAGCTGTGGCGCCACGAGCCTGTGCAGGGACCGGACGGCAGCGAGACCGACCGCTGGCTCTCGCTCGGCCTGATGCCTCATTCGCCGAAGCTGGCGCGCATGCGTCCGGCCGGCTTCATGCTCGACGACCGCTTCGATGTCTAGCGCCAGCCTCCTGCTCGCGGCCATCGCGCTGGTGATTCTCGGCGCGGGCCTGCTCATGCTCGCGACGGCACGCGCACGCGCGCAGGCCGAGGGGGCGCGCGCGCATTTGCAGGCGCAGACCGAGCAGGTGCGCGCGCGTTACGCCACGCCGGTGGAGCCGGGTCCGCAGGCCAGCGCGCGCGATCTCAAGCGGCGCTGGACCGAGCTGCTGCGGCGCGCCGATCTTGCCGATACGCGGCGCACATATCTGCGCTTCGGCGTGCCCGCGGGCGTCACGATCCTCGTCGGCGCGATGCTGGGCGGCACGATCGGCGCGGTGGCGATGCTCGTCGTATCGGGCGCGCTGATCGCGTTTTTCGTATCGCTGCGCATTCGGCGCATCAAGCACCGCATGCTGCGCCAGTTGCCGGGCTTTCTCGATGGCGTGGTGCGGCTGATGGCGATTGGCAGCAGCGTGCCCGCCGCATTCCAGAACACGGTGGTCAACACGGAAGCGCCACTGCGCCAGTGCCTCGTGCAGGCGATTCATCTGCAACGCGCGGGCAAGGAGCTCGACCAGGCGGTGCTGCAGGTGGGGCGCGTGTATCGCCTCGACGAACTCGTGATGGTGGCGGCCGTGCTGCGGCTGGCCACGCGTTATGGCGGGCGCGCGGACGTGGTGATGGAGCGCACGGCGACCTTCATGCGCGATCACGAGGAAGCGCAGCGCGAACTGCTGGCGCTGTCGGCGGAGACGCGGATGTCGGCATGGGTGCTCGGGCTGCTCCCGCTCGTGATGGCCGGCGCCCTGTTCGTGATCAATGCGGGCTACATCCTGTCGATGTGGCAGGACCCCGCGGGCCGCGCCATGCTGATTGCCGCGGGGGGCCTCGAGATCGCGGGCGTCGCGCTGCTGTATCGGCTGGCCCGATCGATTTAGGGAGCGCGACCATGACGATGACGACACTGGTCTCGCTCAGCCTGCTGATGGTCGCATGCGCGGCGGGGCTGCTCGCATGGCCGCTGTTGCGGCAGTGGCGGCAGCGCTCGCGCGCGACGCGCACGATCGAC
This window encodes:
- a CDS encoding type II secretion system F family protein — encoded protein: MSSASLLLAAIALVILGAGLLMLATARARAQAEGARAHLQAQTEQVRARYATPVEPGPQASARDLKRRWTELLRRADLADTRRTYLRFGVPAGVTILVGAMLGGTIGAVAMLVVSGALIAFFVSLRIRRIKHRMLRQLPGFLDGVVRLMAIGSSVPAAFQNTVVNTEAPLRQCLVQAIHLQRAGKELDQAVLQVGRVYRLDELVMVAAVLRLATRYGGRADVVMERTATFMRDHEEAQRELLALSAETRMSAWVLGLLPLVMAGALFVINAGYILSMWQDPAGRAMLIAAGGLEIAGVALLYRLARSI
- a CDS encoding CpaF family protein, which codes for MTQAIEFSDNAAAPFPASQEFHTIKEAAHEHLLTRIEELGAEFGRWSRVAIQRFVDLELESFTRLRRIPINEVELRQISEALTKELAGFGPIEDLLNDPAVEDILVNGAMDVYVSRHGVLERIPVRFADGGHLLRIVRRILAPIGRRLDESNPMVDARLPDGGRINVIIPPLALEGPVVSIRKFRKDPLTPADLQSLGTMNPEICELLEAAVKARCNILVSGGTSSGKTSLLNALATFVPVTERVITIEDTAELALNHPHVVRLESRPGGFEGTGVVTIRDLLRNSLRMRPDRIIVGEVRGGEVLEMLQAMSTGHDGSMGTIHASSPRECLYRLEMLAGFAGFQGSEISLRRQIANAIDFIVQIGRLSNGKRRILSITEVTGLGDNIISTQELWRHEPVQGPDGSETDRWLSLGLMPHSPKLARMRPAGFMLDDRFDV